One Vibrio pomeroyi genomic region harbors:
- a CDS encoding TRAP transporter substrate-binding protein encodes MKALTKTLIAASLTGLFATSAMAADFKLKIQSSDPSGDLNFKVQQKWAERVETMSNGRIDIDLLPVGAVVKHTETLGAIKMGILDGHITATGYFSGKDPAFGLIGNMVGAWSDTTQLLQYMNYGGGNELMTELYKPYGVQFVGASTTGVESFISKKPIDGVADLKGLKLRAPEGLVQQVFAAAGATPVNLPGSEVFTGLSKGVIDAADYTVFSTNQKAGMNDIATHPVQPGFHSLPLIDISVSQKKWDKMPADLQTILQTSVRDFSYDMTTQLKMADQAAVKEAQANPEITIHDWSQEERKKFREIAKGQWKVFAERSDNAQKVYTSVTVFLEENGLL; translated from the coding sequence ATGAAAGCTCTGACTAAAACGCTGATTGCCGCTTCCCTCACTGGCCTATTTGCTACATCAGCAATGGCTGCAGACTTTAAACTTAAAATTCAATCATCAGATCCATCTGGTGATTTGAACTTCAAGGTTCAGCAGAAGTGGGCTGAGCGTGTAGAGACGATGTCTAACGGACGTATCGACATCGACCTTCTGCCTGTAGGCGCTGTGGTTAAACACACTGAAACGCTGGGCGCGATCAAGATGGGCATCCTTGATGGTCATATCACAGCAACAGGTTACTTCTCTGGTAAAGATCCAGCATTTGGTCTTATCGGTAATATGGTTGGTGCATGGTCAGACACAACACAACTGCTTCAGTACATGAACTACGGTGGCGGTAATGAGCTAATGACTGAGCTTTACAAGCCTTACGGTGTTCAGTTCGTTGGTGCTTCAACAACAGGTGTTGAATCTTTCATTTCTAAAAAGCCAATTGACGGTGTCGCGGATCTTAAAGGTCTTAAATTACGTGCACCTGAAGGTCTAGTACAACAAGTGTTCGCAGCAGCGGGTGCGACTCCAGTAAACCTTCCGGGCTCTGAAGTATTTACCGGCCTAAGCAAGGGCGTAATTGATGCTGCGGACTACACAGTATTCTCTACAAACCAAAAAGCGGGCATGAACGATATTGCGACACACCCAGTTCAACCGGGTTTCCACTCGTTGCCACTTATCGATATCTCTGTTTCTCAGAAGAAATGGGACAAGATGCCTGCTGACCTACAAACAATCTTACAAACATCTGTGCGTGACTTCTCTTACGACATGACGACTCAGCTAAAAATGGCTGACCAAGCAGCAGTTAAAGAAGCACAAGCGAACCCAGAAATCACGATTCATGACTGGTCTCAAGAAGAGCGTAAGAAGTTCCGTGAGATTGCAAAAGGTCAATGGAAAGTATTTGCAGAGCGCTCTGATAATGCACAGAAAGTTTACACCTCAGTTACCGTGTTCCTAGAAGAAAACGGCTTACTGTAA
- a CDS encoding EamA family transporter, with the protein MEFSAIIIVIISALLHAGWNVLGKSNQGSGSSFFLASGFAAAAILTPYLIWYVYSVGFANITIPFWQLLFLSGICQIIYLIGLGIAYKQADIGVIYPMARALPVLMVGLGTVLIGYELSLNQWIGFALITLGCLFVPLKQFSELRLKAYLNLGVLWALIAAIGTTGYSIIDKEALLLLEPLSTSNITNKHTAIFYLGIQFWAIVIPLSIWLLVNNQRVEFTNAWILRKKATVAGIMMASTYGLVLFAMTMTENVSLVVALRQVSIIFGVVMGIYFLKEKWHMTRGVGVVFIIAGLVISLT; encoded by the coding sequence ATGGAATTCTCTGCCATCATCATCGTGATTATTTCGGCTCTGCTGCATGCGGGTTGGAATGTCCTAGGTAAATCAAATCAAGGCTCTGGCTCATCTTTTTTTTTAGCGTCTGGCTTTGCCGCTGCCGCGATTCTGACTCCCTATTTGATTTGGTATGTCTACAGCGTCGGCTTTGCAAACATCACGATTCCATTTTGGCAGTTACTCTTCTTGAGTGGTATTTGCCAAATCATTTATTTAATCGGCTTAGGCATCGCCTATAAGCAGGCTGATATTGGTGTTATCTATCCAATGGCACGAGCGCTGCCTGTGTTAATGGTTGGTTTGGGGACCGTATTAATTGGATATGAGTTGTCATTGAATCAATGGATTGGCTTTGCACTGATCACATTAGGCTGTTTGTTTGTTCCACTGAAACAATTCTCTGAGCTGAGGCTCAAGGCTTACCTAAACCTTGGCGTGTTGTGGGCACTCATCGCCGCTATTGGTACTACGGGTTACTCCATTATTGATAAAGAAGCACTTCTATTATTGGAGCCGTTAAGCACATCTAATATTACGAATAAACACACGGCGATTTTCTACCTAGGCATTCAATTTTGGGCGATCGTGATTCCGTTGAGTATTTGGTTGTTGGTGAACAATCAAAGAGTTGAGTTCACCAACGCATGGATACTACGTAAGAAAGCCACGGTTGCAGGTATTATGATGGCATCGACTTATGGCTTGGTGTTATTTGCAATGACCATGACAGAGAACGTCAGTCTGGTTGTAGCGCTTAGGCAAGTAAGTATCATCTTCGGCGTAGTGATGGGGATCTACTTTTTAAAGGAAAAGTGGCACATGACTCGCGGTGTAGGCGTTGTTTTTATCATTGCCGGTTTAGTTATCTCACTGACTTAA
- the phnR gene encoding phosphonate utilization transcriptional regulator PhnR translates to MQYVKIKDVIVEQIESGMLTPRQKLPAERKLAESFDTTRVTLREALSSLEAEGRIYREDRRGWFISPAPLRYDPTQTLNFTNMALAQNRKPKTELVAAKGMLATKEATKLLELQPFSDVYRVDRVRYLEDRPVVYVTNYIRPELFPNLLDYDLSKSLTDIYREHFGVVYQKIRYRVSTTSLLGETAQALRATSGSPAMVVERVNYNQNGDLIDCDIEYWRHDAISIESIAQLER, encoded by the coding sequence GTGCAGTACGTAAAAATCAAAGATGTCATCGTAGAGCAGATAGAGTCGGGGATGTTAACGCCACGACAGAAGCTGCCTGCAGAACGTAAGCTGGCTGAATCGTTTGATACAACACGAGTTACGTTACGTGAAGCGTTATCTTCGCTTGAAGCGGAAGGGCGTATTTATCGAGAAGATCGCCGTGGTTGGTTTATCTCACCAGCGCCACTGCGCTACGATCCAACACAAACACTCAACTTCACTAATATGGCTCTGGCGCAGAATCGAAAGCCTAAAACTGAGTTAGTGGCAGCGAAAGGGATGTTGGCAACCAAGGAGGCGACTAAGCTTCTTGAGTTACAACCGTTCTCAGACGTTTATCGAGTCGACAGAGTTCGCTACCTTGAAGACAGACCGGTTGTGTATGTGACGAACTACATTCGACCAGAGCTGTTTCCTAACTTGCTCGATTATGACCTCTCTAAATCGCTAACGGACATCTACCGTGAGCACTTTGGCGTGGTGTATCAGAAGATCCGTTACCGTGTGAGTACAACGTCTCTGTTGGGAGAAACTGCGCAAGCATTGCGTGCGACTTCGGGTTCTCCTGCAATGGTTGTCGAGCGTGTTAACTACAATCAAAACGGCGATTTGATTGACTGTGATATTGAATATTGGCGTCATGATGCGATCAGTATCGAGTCGATAGCGCAGTTAGAGCGTTAG
- a CDS encoding putative 2-aminoethylphosphonate ABC transporter permease subunit yields MMQSKLLFQRRVQPFLARLSKDNVILFGLLAFLSVVMTLFILMPLWAMLKKSVQNADGEFVGLQNFATYFASQSLWQSVGNTFTLGLLVTAVVGVLAFGYAYALTRSCMPFKGLFQVLGSAPILAPSLLPAISLIFLFGNQGIAKEVLGGNSVYGLIGISLGLIFWTFPHALMILTTSLRTSDARLYEAARALNTSSLKTFFMVTLPAAKYGLISTLIVVFTLVVCDFGVPKVIGGSYNVLSTDIFKQVVGQQNFSMGAVTSILLLLPALLAFTVDRWVQKKQKSLFDTRSVAYQPEPNTMRDGLCFLYCTIISAAVVIVLGMAIYGSMVTFWPWNKALTLNNYNFAEMSTYGWTPFFNSLTLGAWTAIIGTVLIFLGAYCIEKGRAFGPVRQAMQMLSVVPMAVPGMVLGLGYIFYFNDLSNPLNFLYGTMAFLVINTVVHYYTVGHMTALTALKQLPAEIEATAASVNLPQYKLFFKVTVPVCLPAILDIATYLFINALTTTSAVVFLYSTDTIPASVSVLNMDDAGQTGAAAAMAVMIMISAASAKLIHMLINKLFEKRTQAWRKR; encoded by the coding sequence ATGATGCAATCTAAGCTGCTATTTCAACGACGAGTACAACCTTTTCTTGCTCGGTTGAGTAAAGACAACGTTATCCTATTTGGGCTGCTGGCATTTTTGTCTGTAGTCATGACACTGTTTATCCTGATGCCACTGTGGGCAATGCTGAAAAAGAGTGTTCAAAACGCAGATGGCGAATTTGTCGGTTTACAGAATTTCGCGACGTATTTCGCTTCTCAAAGCTTGTGGCAATCTGTAGGTAACACCTTCACGTTGGGCTTGTTGGTAACGGCTGTAGTGGGTGTTTTAGCGTTTGGTTATGCCTATGCTTTGACTCGTTCATGCATGCCTTTTAAGGGACTTTTTCAGGTATTAGGTTCTGCGCCGATTCTTGCGCCCTCATTACTTCCTGCAATCAGTCTGATCTTCCTATTTGGTAACCAAGGTATTGCCAAAGAAGTCTTGGGCGGCAACTCGGTATACGGCTTGATTGGTATCTCACTCGGCTTGATATTTTGGACCTTTCCACATGCCTTGATGATTCTAACTACTTCACTTAGAACGTCTGATGCTCGTCTTTACGAGGCAGCACGAGCTCTAAATACTTCATCGCTTAAAACCTTCTTCATGGTGACCTTACCTGCAGCCAAATATGGTTTGATCAGCACTCTGATCGTGGTGTTCACGCTGGTGGTTTGTGACTTTGGTGTCCCGAAGGTGATTGGCGGTAGTTACAACGTTCTATCAACGGACATCTTCAAGCAGGTAGTAGGTCAACAAAACTTCTCGATGGGTGCTGTAACCAGTATCTTGTTGCTATTGCCTGCGCTGCTTGCATTTACAGTGGATCGTTGGGTGCAAAAGAAACAGAAGAGTTTGTTTGATACTCGCTCCGTCGCGTACCAACCAGAGCCAAATACCATGCGTGATGGCTTGTGTTTCCTTTACTGCACTATCATTTCGGCTGCTGTCGTTATCGTGTTGGGCATGGCGATATACGGTTCTATGGTGACCTTCTGGCCTTGGAATAAAGCGCTTACACTGAACAACTACAACTTCGCAGAAATGAGTACCTATGGTTGGACTCCGTTCTTCAACTCTCTAACGCTTGGCGCATGGACTGCCATTATCGGTACCGTGTTGATTTTCTTGGGTGCTTACTGCATTGAGAAGGGCAGAGCATTCGGTCCTGTTCGTCAGGCCATGCAGATGCTCAGTGTTGTGCCAATGGCGGTTCCGGGGATGGTGTTAGGCTTGGGCTACATCTTCTACTTTAATGACTTGAGCAACCCACTCAACTTCCTATATGGCACGATGGCGTTCTTGGTTATCAATACCGTGGTTCACTACTACACAGTAGGGCACATGACGGCGTTAACTGCGTTAAAGCAGCTGCCTGCGGAAATTGAAGCAACGGCGGCCTCTGTAAATCTTCCGCAGTACAAGTTGTTCTTTAAAGTGACGGTACCTGTTTGTTTGCCTGCGATTTTAGATATTGCGACATACCTGTTTATTAATGCACTTACCACCACATCTGCGGTAGTATTCTTGTATTCTACCGATACGATACCTGCGTCAGTTTCAGTACTGAATATGGACGATGCGGGGCAAACCGGTGCAGCTGCAGCCATGGCGGTGATGATCATGATATCTGCGGCGAGTGCGAAGTTGATTCATATGTTAATCAACAAGTTATTTGAGAAGCGCACCCAAGCTTGGCGCAAGCGCTAG
- a CDS encoding putative 2-aminoethylphosphonate ABC transporter ATP-binding protein, with protein MSNQTYLNIENVVKQFGQFTALKDISLSIEKGEFVCFLGPSGCGKTTLLRAIAGLDLPTSGSIEQNGNDTTFLPPEKRDFGIVFQSYALFPNLTVEENIAIGLKNQGMSTKEALETVESWLETIGLPTSGQKFPNQLSGGQQQRVALARALALSPGLLLLDEPLSALDAKVRTHLRDEICQLQRKLGITTIMVTHDQDEALTMADRIVVMNHGVIEQVGAPQEIYQKPVSRFVAEFVGSMNFIQASVATQGKMRIAESMLPLPGLDNLTPKQGDVFDIAVRPEQIQFVDRFNESLPVRILSSEFLGAFYRVECQLQHDSTAKEIIVDVPVKEFNRLKLRRSDIRYVAFDQEGLRAYPAKSLQVMKDEAA; from the coding sequence ATGAGCAACCAAACTTATTTGAATATTGAAAACGTTGTAAAGCAATTTGGCCAATTTACAGCGCTAAAAGACATCTCCTTATCGATTGAAAAAGGCGAGTTCGTCTGTTTCCTTGGCCCGTCTGGCTGTGGAAAAACCACCTTATTACGTGCGATTGCAGGTCTAGATTTACCAACTTCTGGCTCTATCGAGCAAAACGGTAATGACACGACCTTCTTGCCGCCAGAAAAGCGCGACTTTGGCATTGTGTTCCAATCTTACGCATTGTTCCCAAATCTGACCGTGGAAGAAAACATTGCGATTGGCCTTAAAAACCAAGGTATGTCGACCAAAGAAGCCCTTGAAACTGTGGAATCTTGGTTAGAAACCATCGGCTTACCAACGTCGGGTCAGAAATTCCCGAATCAACTGTCTGGCGGACAGCAGCAGCGTGTGGCTTTGGCTCGCGCGTTGGCTTTGTCTCCTGGCTTGCTACTCCTTGATGAACCGCTGTCTGCATTGGATGCGAAAGTAAGAACACACTTGCGCGACGAGATCTGCCAACTGCAGCGCAAATTGGGCATCACCACTATTATGGTGACGCACGATCAAGATGAAGCCTTGACCATGGCTGACCGCATTGTGGTGATGAATCATGGAGTTATCGAGCAAGTCGGTGCACCGCAAGAGATCTACCAAAAACCGGTAAGCCGTTTTGTGGCGGAGTTTGTGGGCAGTATGAACTTCATTCAAGCGTCTGTAGCAACTCAAGGCAAGATGCGTATTGCTGAGTCTATGTTGCCATTGCCTGGGTTAGACAACCTGACACCAAAGCAGGGGGATGTGTTCGATATTGCAGTTCGTCCTGAGCAAATTCAGTTTGTTGATCGTTTTAATGAGTCATTACCGGTCAGAATCCTTTCGAGCGAATTTCTAGGTGCGTTTTATCGCGTCGAATGTCAATTGCAGCATGACTCAACCGCTAAAGAGATTATCGTTGATGTGCCAGTCAAAGAGTTCAATCGACTGAAGCTGCGCCGCAGTGATATTCGTTACGTGGCATTCGATCAAGAAGGCCTGAGAGCTTACCCAGCTAAAAGCTTGCAAGTGATGAAAGACGAGGCGGCGTAA
- a CDS encoding HAD family hydrolase — MTTPLYVFDLDETLMDGNSAMIWNEFLVEKGLANEPSFLNEERRLMTLYVQGILNEDTYLEFATRSLAHKTHQEVCALLEECIDSKVLSKIFPQVMQGSWSSQTQGQPMMIISAIVSFIPACVAKRLNIPNVVGIELTEESGQYTAKILGLPNHPYGKSVGLKEWLEQHSTSSHQRQNSIESINDLPQYELADRAHLVNPHERLSARSDSAPWCAVY, encoded by the coding sequence ATGACGACCCCGCTGTATGTATTTGATCTAGATGAAACACTCATGGATGGAAACAGTGCCATGATTTGGAATGAGTTTTTGGTTGAGAAGGGCTTAGCGAATGAACCTAGCTTTTTAAACGAAGAACGCCGGCTAATGACACTTTATGTTCAAGGTATTCTTAATGAAGATACTTACCTTGAATTTGCTACTCGCTCTCTAGCGCATAAGACACATCAAGAGGTGTGTGCTTTATTAGAGGAGTGTATTGATAGCAAAGTACTAAGCAAAATCTTTCCTCAAGTCATGCAGGGGAGTTGGTCTTCCCAAACACAAGGGCAGCCGATGATGATCATTTCTGCGATTGTCTCATTCATTCCTGCCTGCGTAGCGAAAAGGCTTAATATTCCAAATGTAGTCGGCATCGAACTAACGGAAGAGTCGGGCCAATACACTGCCAAAATCCTAGGGCTTCCAAATCATCCATACGGCAAGAGTGTTGGTTTGAAAGAGTGGTTAGAGCAGCACAGTACTTCGTCTCATCAACGTCAAAACAGTATTGAGTCAATTAACGACTTGCCTCAATATGAATTGGCCGATCGCGCACATCTAGTTAATCCACACGAACGTCTAAGCGCTCGTTCGGATTCCGCTCCATGGTGTGCGGTCTACTGA
- a CDS encoding FAD-dependent oxidoreductase, with product MTKHYSYWFKQALEQEFGSIDAGLESAKPIEKDVNCDIAIVGGGYTGLWTAILIKQQQPQKHVVVIEKGLCGSGASGANGGCMLTWSTKYPTLKKLYGKEQAKWLVKESEKVIYEIEAFCNEHNIDAHLYRSGTYYTATNEAQKGGMEPVVNELVKQGINSWKKCDQSLPDKAGSDRHIEGYYSEAAGSVQPALLARGLRRVAIELGVEIHENTEMTSLDYDSPARIQTKGGSVFADKVILALNAWMLDHFKEFKRSIVVVSSDMVVTKPIPEKLKQFGPEKGAAVVDSRIFVHYYRDTQDGRLMLGKGGNKFSFANQVESMFNQTTNYLPILNQSFQKLFPKLEQSEFDYNWSGGSDRSVTGLPFFGNLKGQNNIYYGLGYSGNGVAQTRMGGKILSSMVLGTDNAWTCCGLTKGPLGHFPPEPFRWVGAMMVRDAVRRKENAEDSGNTPLWLDKQLAKLAGAAGKADKVE from the coding sequence ATGACAAAACACTATTCATATTGGTTTAAACAAGCACTAGAGCAGGAATTTGGCAGCATAGATGCAGGTCTAGAATCCGCGAAGCCAATTGAAAAAGACGTTAACTGCGACATCGCTATTGTTGGCGGCGGTTACACAGGATTATGGACGGCGATTTTAATCAAACAGCAGCAACCTCAAAAGCATGTTGTAGTGATTGAAAAAGGCTTGTGTGGCAGTGGCGCTTCTGGCGCGAACGGTGGTTGCATGTTGACGTGGTCGACTAAGTATCCAACGTTGAAGAAGCTATACGGCAAAGAACAAGCAAAATGGCTGGTTAAAGAATCGGAAAAGGTCATTTACGAGATCGAAGCTTTCTGTAACGAACACAACATCGACGCGCATCTCTATCGCAGTGGCACTTATTACACGGCGACTAATGAAGCGCAAAAAGGTGGAATGGAACCTGTTGTGAATGAGTTGGTCAAGCAGGGCATCAACAGTTGGAAGAAGTGCGATCAGTCATTGCCCGATAAAGCTGGGTCAGATCGTCATATTGAAGGTTATTACTCAGAGGCTGCGGGCAGTGTTCAGCCAGCGTTATTGGCGAGAGGATTACGCCGAGTTGCTATTGAACTAGGTGTCGAAATTCACGAAAACACAGAAATGACTTCACTCGATTATGACTCTCCAGCTCGAATCCAAACCAAGGGCGGATCTGTCTTTGCCGACAAAGTGATTTTGGCGCTTAACGCATGGATGCTTGATCACTTCAAAGAGTTCAAACGCAGCATTGTGGTTGTTTCATCAGATATGGTTGTCACTAAGCCTATTCCAGAAAAACTTAAGCAGTTTGGCCCGGAAAAAGGAGCAGCGGTGGTGGACTCACGCATCTTCGTTCACTACTACCGAGACACCCAAGATGGAAGGCTGATGCTTGGTAAAGGCGGCAATAAGTTCTCGTTTGCCAACCAAGTAGAAAGCATGTTTAACCAAACTACTAATTATCTGCCGATTCTTAATCAATCCTTCCAAAAACTGTTCCCGAAACTGGAACAAAGTGAATTTGATTACAACTGGTCGGGCGGCTCAGATCGATCGGTAACAGGATTGCCATTTTTCGGTAATCTAAAAGGCCAAAACAACATCTATTATGGGCTCGGTTACTCAGGTAATGGTGTTGCTCAAACCCGTATGGGCGGAAAGATTCTGTCATCTATGGTACTCGGTACTGATAACGCTTGGACGTGTTGTGGACTCACCAAAGGACCGCTTGGCCATTTCCCGCCAGAGCCATTTCGTTGGGTGGGTGCAATGATGGTGCGAGACGCAGTGCGAAGAAAAGAGAACGCGGAAGATTCTGGTAACACGCCATTGTGGCTAGATAAGCAATTGGCAAAGCTGGCTGGTGCGGCAGGTAAAGCCGACAAGGTAGAGTAA
- a CDS encoding putative 2-aminoethylphosphonate ABC transporter substrate-binding protein yields the protein MMKNRFMKGSLAALVTLLASNAYAAQEVTVYTAFETDILAKYKNAFESENPDINIKWVRDSTGIMTAKLLAEKNNPRAEVVWGLAGSSMALLKEEGILKPYTPQGVEALRSNLNDPQSTQAWYGNDAFFNAVCFNEAVAKQLNLPAPKSWDDLTKPIYKGHIAMPNPASSGTGYMQVSAWLQNMGEDQGWNYMQKLDQNIAHYTHSGSKPCVQAGMGEVAIGISMASRGAKLKTQGAPLSVITPEGIGWESEAVGLVKPSDAAQRVVDWSISKAANELYIEMYPVVGHQDVTATIENFPNVEKNMAKMDFARMGSERADVLKTWSEKFDAKSEPKS from the coding sequence ATGATGAAAAACCGTTTTATGAAAGGATCACTTGCAGCATTAGTTACTCTATTAGCTAGTAATGCTTATGCAGCACAGGAAGTGACGGTTTACACAGCTTTTGAAACTGACATTTTAGCGAAATACAAAAACGCATTTGAAAGTGAAAACCCAGACATCAACATCAAATGGGTTCGTGATTCAACAGGAATCATGACGGCAAAATTATTGGCTGAGAAAAACAACCCTCGTGCAGAAGTCGTTTGGGGCCTTGCTGGTTCTTCAATGGCTCTACTTAAAGAAGAGGGCATTCTTAAGCCTTACACTCCTCAAGGTGTAGAAGCGCTGCGTTCAAACCTTAACGATCCGCAATCTACTCAAGCTTGGTATGGCAACGATGCATTCTTCAATGCGGTTTGTTTCAACGAAGCGGTAGCGAAACAACTTAACCTACCTGCACCTAAATCTTGGGATGACCTAACTAAGCCTATCTACAAAGGTCATATTGCAATGCCAAATCCAGCGTCTTCTGGTACGGGTTACATGCAAGTGTCGGCGTGGCTACAAAACATGGGTGAAGACCAAGGTTGGAACTACATGCAGAAGCTAGACCAAAACATCGCTCACTACACGCACTCTGGTTCTAAGCCGTGTGTTCAAGCGGGTATGGGTGAAGTTGCTATCGGTATTTCTATGGCGAGCCGCGGCGCTAAGCTGAAAACTCAAGGTGCACCACTTTCTGTGATTACGCCTGAAGGTATCGGCTGGGAATCTGAAGCGGTAGGTCTTGTTAAGCCTTCTGATGCAGCGCAACGCGTGGTTGATTGGTCTATCTCTAAAGCAGCAAACGAGCTTTACATCGAAATGTACCCAGTTGTTGGTCACCAAGATGTGACGGCAACAATTGAAAACTTCCCTAATGTCGAAAAGAACATGGCAAAAATGGACTTTGCGCGCATGGGCAGCGAGCGTGCAGACGTATTGAAAACATGGTCTGAGAAGTTTGACGCTAAATCAGAGCCAAAATCTTAA
- the phnW gene encoding 2-aminoethylphosphonate--pyruvate transaminase has protein sequence MRNEYLLLTPGPLSTSETVRQAMLKDWCTWDDEYNKDVVEVIRSKLVTLATKQAGYTSVLMQGSGTASVEATIGSVISNSGKLLVVDNGAYGARIAQIADYLNIPCHVVSPGETSQPDLNEMETALAMDSDITHVAIVHCETTTGMLNPIEDIAKLAKQHNKTVILDAMSSFGGIPMDIADLGIDYMISSANKCIQGVPGFGFVIAKQSELEQCKGQARSLSLDLFDQWHCMESNHGKWRFTSPTHTVRAFYQALLELEQEGGIEARHNRYQTNQTTLVAGMRSLGFEPLLNDDLHSPIITSFYSPTHSDYQFKEFYDRLKEQGFVIYPGKVSNADCFRIGNIGEVYPSDIEALIGAVKNAMYWDIK, from the coding sequence ATGAGAAACGAATACTTACTACTGACACCGGGTCCTCTATCTACTTCTGAAACCGTTCGCCAAGCGATGCTAAAAGATTGGTGTACTTGGGATGATGAATACAACAAAGACGTTGTTGAAGTGATTCGTAGCAAGCTAGTGACTTTGGCGACTAAGCAAGCGGGATACACAAGCGTATTAATGCAAGGTAGCGGCACAGCTTCAGTTGAAGCTACGATTGGCAGTGTTATCTCTAACAGCGGTAAACTTCTTGTTGTCGATAACGGTGCGTATGGTGCTCGTATTGCTCAAATCGCAGACTATTTAAACATTCCATGCCATGTCGTTTCCCCAGGTGAAACATCACAGCCTGACTTGAACGAAATGGAAACGGCATTGGCCATGGATTCAGACATTACTCACGTTGCGATTGTGCACTGTGAAACCACGACTGGCATGCTGAATCCAATTGAAGACATTGCCAAATTGGCAAAGCAGCACAACAAAACCGTCATTCTTGATGCAATGTCGAGCTTCGGCGGCATCCCGATGGATATTGCTGACTTAGGCATCGACTACATGATCAGCTCGGCAAATAAATGTATCCAAGGCGTACCAGGGTTCGGCTTTGTTATTGCCAAGCAATCGGAACTTGAACAGTGTAAAGGCCAAGCTCGCTCATTAAGCCTTGACCTGTTTGACCAATGGCACTGCATGGAAAGCAACCACGGTAAATGGCGCTTCACTTCTCCGACTCACACAGTGCGTGCTTTCTACCAAGCCCTGCTTGAACTGGAACAGGAAGGCGGCATCGAAGCTCGTCATAATCGGTACCAAACCAACCAAACCACATTGGTTGCCGGTATGCGCTCTCTTGGTTTTGAACCTCTGTTAAATGATGACCTTCATTCACCTATCATAACCTCTTTCTATTCTCCAACTCATAGCGATTACCAATTCAAGGAATTCTATGACCGTTTGAAAGAGCAAGGGTTTGTGATTTATCCGGGCAAGGTTTCAAACGCAGACTGCTTTCGCATCGGTAACATCGGTGAAGTTTATCCGTCTGACATTGAAGCCCTCATTGGCGCAGTGAAAAACGCTATGTACTGGGACATCAAATAA